GGGACTAAAAGCCAGTTTTAAGAAATCACAACTCTCGTTTGAGCAAGTCACAAATGAAATAGACCAGATAGTGCGAAAAAGCGTTGGCAATAACGACTACTCGCTCAAGAAAACTCGACCTCCGGAAAGCCTCGATCAGGAGTTTGAAACGCAAGAGTTTTCGCTAGAGATCAATTCTTTAAGCCTCCAGCAACTAGTCGATGTCCTTAGAGAATTAGAGCAAAGAAGCGACGTGCTCTTCGTGGGAAAGGTAGATGTGCTACCAGGTCGAGATAAGGATACTTTGCGCACTACTATTAGCATTGCTAGCATTAGCAAGAAAAAGGCCTAAACCTTGAACAAGAAAGTTGTCCTTGCATTATCGGCAATTGCACTTTTCGCAGCCTTTTTTTGGACAAAAGACTATTGTCTAAAGCGGATTACAGATTCACTTGAAGTCTACAACACAGCCCACAATAATGCCTTCGCGTTCGATGAGATTGATGTTGAATTCCCGTTTTCACTTAAATTCAAGCGAGCGAGCTATGTATTGCCAGCAAATCAAATTAACATTCCAATAGTTGTAGACGATGGGACTATAAAACCTAGCCTGCTTTCACTAGCAAAACTAAGTCCGACAATAATTGGGACTCTTTTAACTTACAACGGCAAAGTAGATTTCAGCTGGTCAAAGCCATTTAGAGACGACGATACGCACTTAAAGGTGGAAGCAAGCAACCTCGACTTAGCATCGCATCCAGCACTTAAGCTATTAGGCGTTAACGGCAAGGTTCATGCTACATTTGACTCAGCGATTTCTTATTCTAACTTTGGTAGCAACATTCCGCGCATATCGAATTTAGAAGTCTTGTTAGAAGACTGCTCTATGATTCCGCATCCCGAACTTAAGAGCTTTATGCCGATTCCAGATATAAGAGATTTGTCGGCTCGCTTAGTTATTGGACAATCAGGAGAAAGCATTTCACTTGAAAAATTGCTGCTAAAATCCTCTCTAGGCAGCATAGTCGGTAAAGGTGTAGCGCAACTAAAAACGCGGGTTCAAACTTCTCTACCGCGCCAACCTAATCCACTAAATCAGTTTGAGGAAATCAAGACTGATTTTTTGATTAAACTAAGTACTGAAGGAGAAAAGCAACTCGGTGGATATCTATCCTTGCTCGCTGGTATTCCGATAGACCAACATGTTAACTCTTGGCGCCTAGAAATTGATAAGAAACCCGAACTTGAGGCGAAATATTCGCTAATGCCTCACTATACTGCGCGACTAGCGGTAGATCGATAGAAAAAAAGATTTTGACATACCACAGTGGCTAAGTAGATAATCGCAGATAGCATGGAAAATATGAGTGTCTTCATAGTAGTCTCTACTGTCGTTGCTGGATTGGCAGCGATCGGCATTATGTTTATATTTCGCCATTTTCGAAATATACTATCTAGTTCTCTAACTTCGAGCTATGAAACCCTGGGCAAGCATTCTAATGCGATAGAGAAGGCTATTGAACAGGCTTTTTCGCGAATTAATGGCATGCTGCCACTTGATAACCTAACGACCCATACACAGGAGCTCCTGGAATTAAGCGACAAACTAAAGAAAGAAGCTGATAAACTGTCGAGAGTTGAAGAGGCTCTGCGAAAAACACAAGTCACAATTAAAGAAAAGGAAGCAAGACACAATGAGTTAAAAATCGGTCGGGAAAACAGTACGACGATAGCTGCTGAACTAAAGGCCACTAGAGAACAGCTAAAGTTAGAACACCAAAATTTAGAAATTCAGCTCAAGGAATCTCAGTCACAGCTAAAAGAACTTTCTAATAACACTGAAATAACTGAAGAACAGCAAAAAGCAATTACAGAGATTGAAGCTGCTTATAACTTAGCCTGTAAGCACCTAGACGGCCTAATTCAGGTCTATAACCAAGCATCTGGACGCTATTTGAACCTGCAAGGCCAGCACGAAATGCTTGAGCTCGAGTATCGCGGCCTCGTAGAAAAACAATTAAGCGGCGAACTTTAACAACAACATACTAATCGTATCGGTTTTTCAGTCTGTAGTTGCGTTACTGAGAGACATAGTGCAATATATGCGCTGTTTTTTGCATTCTAAAAAAGACAGCTCTTAAAAGTCTGGCCGAATGTGCGCAACTAATGGGAATTAAGGAATCAAGGTGAGAAAGGTAGTTTTTTCAAACAAGGAAATTGATGTACTGAATTCGCTCAATAAAACGAGTGAGTCTACACAGAAGACCAAGGCAATTGCCGAAATCGCCTCTGCTGTGGGAATAGACAGCAGGGACGAAATTCAGCGTGCATTGTTTATTCTTGAGGGCAGGTCTTTAGTAGAACCTGAACCAGCTGGAGATCTCACCAGCAATAACTGGAAAATAACTTCCGCCGGAGTTAAGGCACTTGAGTTTTTAGCCTCTTCCTAGTTAGAATCCATTACTGGACAAGCAAGTTTCTTAAGTTCGCAGAGCAAAGATGTGTTGTCAGAGTGGCCGGACATGCGGGCCGTAACCGTGCCGCGAATTGGCCTACCTAAAAGAAACAAATCGCCAATAATATCTAGGATTTTGTGACGAGCCGGCTCATTGTCAAACCTTAGCTCAGTATTAACGACGTTGTCTGGGCCTATCATAATAAAGTTATCAAATCTGCCACCAGCCGCTAAACCGGCTCTTTGTAGTTTTTCAATGTCTTTAACAAAGCCAAAGGTCCGAGCTGATGCAATTTCTCTCTTAAAAGCCTCCGCAGAACTCAAAGTAAAACTAAAT
This sequence is a window from Deltaproteobacteria bacterium. Protein-coding genes within it:
- a CDS encoding type II secretion system protein M encodes the protein MDFKFGKINRRYVQKKAIAWFDGLSPRERGLTVGAAVLLLFLGLSSPFSALSDYVDQTRRRADMREQELEEFIEHAKKYSMLAKKLEGLKASFKKSQLSFEQVTNEIDQIVRKSVGNNDYSLKKTRPPESLDQEFETQEFSLEINSLSLQQLVDVLRELEQRSDVLFVGKVDVLPGRDKDTLRTTISIASISKKKA